One window from the genome of Amaranthus tricolor cultivar Red isolate AtriRed21 chromosome 9, ASM2621246v1, whole genome shotgun sequence encodes:
- the LOC130823356 gene encoding uncharacterized protein LOC130823356, which produces MEEIFKSFWETKPWCMLFADDIVLVAETMEEANSKLEEWRKALEGKGLRISRTKTEYLRCDFSWTQSISEPEVTIEGEVVACTSKVKYLGSDKKPGIQGKVWGCTSLCKEAGEQVKMVWVCAEKDP; this is translated from the exons ATGGAGGAAATCTTTAAATCCTTCTGGGAGACCAAACCATGGTGCATGCTTTTCGCTGACGATATAGTTTTGGTCGCAGAAACTATGGAAGAggctaatagtaaattggaagagtggaggAAAGCCTTAGAGGGTAAGGGGTTGCGCATAAGCCGTACAAAGACAGAATACTTGCGATGTGACTTTAGTTGGACACAATCGATAAGTGAGCCAGAGGTCACCATAGAGGGAGAAGTTGTTGCATGTACTTCCAAGGTTAAATATTTGGGATCG gataagaaaccaGGAATTCAGGGAAAAGTTTGGGGTTGCACCTCTCTCTGCAAAGAAGCGGGAGAACAAGTTAAGATGGTTTGGgtatgtgcagagaaagacccaTAA